One part of the Carassius gibelio isolate Cgi1373 ecotype wild population from Czech Republic chromosome B6, carGib1.2-hapl.c, whole genome shotgun sequence genome encodes these proteins:
- the LOC127959375 gene encoding zinc finger protein Gfi-1 isoform X1 produces MPRSFLVKSKKAHSYHQPRSLEDDHKRLDTILAHICAESKTSDESECCPDALTGDTEGACSPDSHLVVDHADLSSKSPLSCGGSVCDPSSDYEDFWRPPSPSASPESEKSFSPSAEETQPFAVPFRPYAWSRYSGCEIRQLVQHTFNHHPSLDLERPAPPDYYKDRVVESSLFTERGSGASIYNSYSSTATLFERATASGLYDDSNTLAKGTEVKASSDVMCSRLLLNGAYKCIKCSKVFSTPHGLEVHVRRSHSGTRPFACDICGKTFGHAVSLEQHRAVHSQERSFDCKICGKSFKRSSTLSTHLLIHSDTRPYPCQYCGKRFHQKSDMKKHTFIHTGEKPHKCQVCGKAFSQSSNLITHSRKHTGFKPFGCDLCGKGFQRKVDLRRHKETQHGLK; encoded by the exons ATGCCTAGGTCTTTCTTGGTGAAGAGCAAAAAAGCCCACAGCTACCACCAACCACGATCTTTGGAGGATGACCACAAAAGACTTGATACTATTTTAGCTCATATATGTGCAG AAAGCAAAACTTCAGACGAGTCAGAGTGCTGTCCGGATGCCCTGACAGGCGACACCGAGGGCGCGTGTTCACCGGACTCTCACCTGGTGGTGGATCACGCGGATCTTTCTTCCAAGTCTCCTCTCAGCTGTGGGGGAAGCGTGTGCGACCCCTCCTCAGATTACGAAGACTTTTGGCGACCTCCATCACCATCAGCATCACCTG AGTCAGAAAAGTCCTTTTCTCCCTCCGCTGAGGAAACCCAGCCCTTCGCCGTCCCCTTCAGACCTTACGCGTGGAGCAGGTACTCTGGATGTGAAATCCGACAGCTGGTCCAGCATACTTTCAACCATCACCCCTCTCTGGATCTCGAGCGCCCTGCTCCTCCAGACTATTACAAAGACCGCGTGGTCGAGTCCTCTCTTTTCACTGAAAGAGGATCTGGCGCTAGCATTTACAACAGTTATAGTTCCACTGCCACACTATTCGAGCGCGCCACTGCCTCTGGACTTTATGATGACAGCAACACACTGGCAAAGGGCACGGAGGTGAAAGCCAGCTCTGATGTGATGTGCAGTCGTCTCCTGCTGAATGGCGCATACAAATGTATCAAATGCAGCAAG GTGTTTTCTACTCCACATGGCTTGGAAGTTCACGTCCGGAGGTCGCATAGTGGAACAAGACCTTTCGCTTGCGACATCTGCGGGAAAACGTTTGGACACGCAGTCAGTCTGGAACAACACAGAGCTGTTCACTCACAG GAAAGAAGCTTTGATTGCAAAATCTGTGGGAAAAGTTTTAAAAGATCATCCACTTTGTCCACTCACCTCCTCATACACTCCGATACACGGCCCTATCCGTGCCAGTACTGCGGAAAGAGATTCCACCAGAAGTCAGATATGAAGAAACACACATTCATCCACACAG GGGAGAAGCCACACAAATGTCAGGTGTGTGGGAAAGCTTTCAGTCAGAGCTCCAATCTGATAACACACAGTCGAAAACACACCGGATTCAAACCGTTTGGATGTGACCTCTGCGGCAAAGGGTTCCAGCGCAAGGTCGATTTAAGAAGACACAAGGAAACACAACACGGATTGAAGTGA
- the LOC127959375 gene encoding zinc finger protein Gfi-1 isoform X2 has translation MPRSFLVKSKKAHSYHQPRSLEDDHKRLDTILAHICAGDTEGACSPDSHLVVDHADLSSKSPLSCGGSVCDPSSDYEDFWRPPSPSASPESEKSFSPSAEETQPFAVPFRPYAWSRYSGCEIRQLVQHTFNHHPSLDLERPAPPDYYKDRVVESSLFTERGSGASIYNSYSSTATLFERATASGLYDDSNTLAKGTEVKASSDVMCSRLLLNGAYKCIKCSKVFSTPHGLEVHVRRSHSGTRPFACDICGKTFGHAVSLEQHRAVHSQERSFDCKICGKSFKRSSTLSTHLLIHSDTRPYPCQYCGKRFHQKSDMKKHTFIHTGEKPHKCQVCGKAFSQSSNLITHSRKHTGFKPFGCDLCGKGFQRKVDLRRHKETQHGLK, from the exons ATGCCTAGGTCTTTCTTGGTGAAGAGCAAAAAAGCCCACAGCTACCACCAACCACGATCTTTGGAGGATGACCACAAAAGACTTGATACTATTTTAGCTCATATATGTGCAG GCGACACCGAGGGCGCGTGTTCACCGGACTCTCACCTGGTGGTGGATCACGCGGATCTTTCTTCCAAGTCTCCTCTCAGCTGTGGGGGAAGCGTGTGCGACCCCTCCTCAGATTACGAAGACTTTTGGCGACCTCCATCACCATCAGCATCACCTG AGTCAGAAAAGTCCTTTTCTCCCTCCGCTGAGGAAACCCAGCCCTTCGCCGTCCCCTTCAGACCTTACGCGTGGAGCAGGTACTCTGGATGTGAAATCCGACAGCTGGTCCAGCATACTTTCAACCATCACCCCTCTCTGGATCTCGAGCGCCCTGCTCCTCCAGACTATTACAAAGACCGCGTGGTCGAGTCCTCTCTTTTCACTGAAAGAGGATCTGGCGCTAGCATTTACAACAGTTATAGTTCCACTGCCACACTATTCGAGCGCGCCACTGCCTCTGGACTTTATGATGACAGCAACACACTGGCAAAGGGCACGGAGGTGAAAGCCAGCTCTGATGTGATGTGCAGTCGTCTCCTGCTGAATGGCGCATACAAATGTATCAAATGCAGCAAG GTGTTTTCTACTCCACATGGCTTGGAAGTTCACGTCCGGAGGTCGCATAGTGGAACAAGACCTTTCGCTTGCGACATCTGCGGGAAAACGTTTGGACACGCAGTCAGTCTGGAACAACACAGAGCTGTTCACTCACAG GAAAGAAGCTTTGATTGCAAAATCTGTGGGAAAAGTTTTAAAAGATCATCCACTTTGTCCACTCACCTCCTCATACACTCCGATACACGGCCCTATCCGTGCCAGTACTGCGGAAAGAGATTCCACCAGAAGTCAGATATGAAGAAACACACATTCATCCACACAG GGGAGAAGCCACACAAATGTCAGGTGTGTGGGAAAGCTTTCAGTCAGAGCTCCAATCTGATAACACACAGTCGAAAACACACCGGATTCAAACCGTTTGGATGTGACCTCTGCGGCAAAGGGTTCCAGCGCAAGGTCGATTTAAGAAGACACAAGGAAACACAACACGGATTGAAGTGA